The DNA sequence CCCATTTAACATTAATCTGAAGATGCTAATCTTAATAATTCCGTatagacaatattttttgtgcCGTTCTTTTCTGATCGTTCAGTTGACACTGGCCGTATTAAAATCCTTACTGTAGATGCAGTCTTTGCCCTTGATAAAGCCACATATAATTGACCATGTGAGAAAACAGGTTGAGGtaaatatattccaacaaaatccaATGTTTGCCCTTGTGACTTATTTATAGTCATTGCAAAACTTAATCTGATAGGCAACTGAGTTCGTTTGAAAGGGAAGCCActattttcatcaacatttgGTAAGAATGGGATCCTTGGAATAAAGACCCTTTTTCCGCTGTGATGCCCAACTGCGATTTTTGCATCAATGACATTTTGATCAAAAGCCCGACAAATTAGACATGTTCCGTTGCATAGTCCTTCTGAAGGATTAATGTTTATAAGCAGCATGATAGGACAGTTTATCTTCAGTAACAATTCATGAGGAGGAAGTCCATTTGGGGttagagtatttaaaaaatcttccatAATTGACTGTTCAGATGTATCTATTGCTTCATCAAAGCTATAATATCGCTTAAGCTCACCAGAAAATTTATGAATTAGTAatgcatttatttcatcaacataaCTGTTGTTTGGTGTTAATATGGCCCGATTCATCATAgctgaaatatttattgaatattcatgAATATCATGGAAAACAGCATCTATTAAATGATCCAAAGAAGTACAGTCATCTTCGTAAGGAACAAGCATGCCATCAAGaatttttatagtttcatcAACTGTAATTGGTGGCATTCCATTGCCCAATTCTAACACATATTCTGAAAAGATTGGATCCAATCTTGCTCGCATATTTTCAGACAAATGAAACTTGATCAATGTAGGCCACAAgtaagaagaaaccaaactgGCATCAACATGTTCTTGTCTTGTTCCTTTACGAACCACAGGTAAAACCTGGCGAAAATCTCCACCAAAAACGACAACTTTTCCACCGAATGTTAACTCTGAATCATTAATGTCTCGTAGCATTTTATCTAATGCTTGAATATGTTGTTTTCTTGACATAGGGGCCTCATCCTATATAATTAACCTTGCCACACGTAATAACTTTGCGATGGCACTTTGTTTACTGACACAACATATGTTATGTTCATCAGTATCTAGTGGAATCTTAAAGCGTGAGTGTGTTGTTCGACCTCCAGGAAGGATGGATGCAGCAACACCAGATGAAGCAGTTGCAAGTGCGactaattttcttgatcttactGCGGCAAGAAGTGCCTTGTACAGGAATGTCTTCCCCGTCCCAGCAGGGCCATCGACAAAGAATGTAGCAGCTTCATTAGAAAAAACTTTTCCCAAAACTGAATTATAGACATGTCGTTATTTACTATTAAGGGTTTCTGATGCAACAATATCTTCTTCTGGAATTTCAACAGCCAATTCATCATCGATTTCCCTAGATTCGAGTTGGTCTTCACCAAAACAAATGTTGTCATCAAGAAGATAGAACGAATTAATGTCTTTCCCCATTGATTCAAGTGTAAAAGAGATTGAGCGCAAAACTTGCATTCTTACATCCGACATAGAATcttcagtcgacctaaaatCAACTGACATATCTTGCTCAAAACGTTCCCAAAGCTCTCTCGGATTGGTTGGAttacaataaaccaaaatagtTGCAAATAGTCGTCTCAAACTGGACGGCATTTGATATAGAGATGCTTCATGTAAACAATCTTGTAAGCTACTGTCTCTTTGTAGCAAACCATGCATAGTTGCTGCCTCACGAAATGTTGGAGCCACGACGCCATCAACTGTCCTAAGATCTTCAAACGACAAAGGTCCTCTTACATGATTTAGCAATATCTGTAGATAATACCTCTCACCTTCAAATGGATTTGCTGTAACAATTCAAcctataacagtttttttttttccgatgaGTCCACTCTTTGTATTGTTGgctccaaacataaaattctagAAATTCTTTGTATAACAATGTCCTGGCATTTTCATCTACTTGGTTTAATGCAAAGAATTCTGTTAACATTGATTTTGCAGATCGATCAGAGTTGAGAACATTGATTAAGTCTTCATTTGCTCGAAAAGTTACTTGGTGTTTATCCTCAAGATGTAAATGTAAGCTATATACTGATGGATACATTTCATTAACAATGAAGCCGTATATTCTCCACATAGCTTCAGGTGGAGCAATCCATCGGGCCGATTGGAATTGTTGGATTTTGTCAATTTGTTGATTGGTTTGTTGGGAAACCAAATTGAAAGCAACACGATCATGCCCTTTGTAAACGtacttataaagatatttgactGCTTTTATCGTAGAAAAAATCTCCACATTAATGTGACAGTCAAATGTTGCAAGCAAATATGGATTATATGGAACGACCCAACGGTTATCCAAATTATGGCCTCTCAGTTTGACAGTTATTCCATTGTCAGAACGCTTATATATTGGAAAGCAATCATTTCCAACAATAGTACCTGATGCATAACTTTTTGGATATTGGCTTTtgcaacaaccattttttttcatacaaaCATTTGTTGGATTCAACACTCCACATGGTCCATGCATCATATGCTTGATAACAGCATTATGCAAGtgcaaatttgtatttttatcaggTATTTTTGCCGATACAATCTCATCAAAAGATTCAGGTGCATAGAGTTTCCAATTCCTctgtaatataattaaaaaatgcgcATGTGGAAGCCTTCTTTTTTGGTGctcaataacataaacatatgccAAGACTTTTCCAAATATCTGCTGCTTGAATAATCGAtcctttaattcttctaattttgcacgAAAGACCCGAGCAACCAAATCAGGCCGATTTTGACTCTCCTTATGCAGGCgtaattcatttgaaatttcttgCCAGTTTGGATTGCAtgtcattgttaaaaaaatgtctgGTTTACCATAACGCTGAACTAAAgccattgcttccatatatctttTTCGCATATCTCTTGGACCCCCAATAAATGACGAAGGCAGAATAATCCGTTTTCCAACATTAGAAGCATCAGTTTCCCCAAGTGTAATGGTATCAACAATACCTTGATATAACTCAGATCGAATATGTTGTTGTTTGCTACGGAAATAATCTAATCTTGATGTCTCGATCTTAACATACATATCGACAACAAATTATTGCAATAGGCGACCAGACAGTAACAAAATTGATCTGACCTTTTCTCTGATTTGTAACTTGtagcaataatattcacgacacGAAACAATTGGATCCTCCCTTTTTCTGTTCAATGCTGCAAAAGTTGTAGGGgaatgaaatattataaaattggaTGTCTATAAACTAAGTACAAAATGAGAAGATTAAGATTACACTATAACCTCGATGTTCTCTTCTAAGTAATTCTTCTGCTGATATTGATCGGTGAGGATCTATTGATCGGGTTGTTTCGTTACTTGTTAATGTGCTTCCTCTATTGACCCTTTGAATGCCTTGGTGCCAACCAGTATCGCCAAGAGGAAATAACAACGGATACTGAAGTGGATCATAGCagccaaaataatattgaactgTATGACTTCCACCAGAATGACTAAAGACACAAATGTCTCATCCTCTTAGCTGATCTGGATCTTCATTTTCAACCCATATTGCTGCAACTTGTGAAGATGTCGGGACATTGAATACACATTGATCTAGACCAACATCTGATCTTATATGGATTACttgatttttcaaatttgacaaatcacCAAGAGACCGAAAGAACAGAGAATATGGATTGATGTGAAGAATATCAATGAGTTGAGCTATAATTGATGGATTCATTCTGTTTGaatcagaaatgcgattttctaATTCATGCTCTGTATCATAGAAATACAATTGAAGATAAGAAGGACGGCCATTTAAAGGGATTAAATCATTGATACAGTGATAGATCTGTCCCTGAGTTCGAAAGGTATAAATTCCTTTATTCCGTCTGCAAAGATCTTCATTGAATTTAACTCCAAACGATGTAAACGCGAACTTGTTATTATAAGTTCGAACATAGGTCTTAAAATGCGCAGATTCATCTGTGTTAGAGGTGAAAAGATCATAAAGTTGATCAGGAATGGCATTTGTAGCCAAAGAAATTGTCCCATCAGCACAACAAAATCCGTTTGTTTCATGATAGAATCGCTTTGCTTTACAATGTCTGCAACAAGGCACA is a window from the Carya illinoinensis cultivar Pawnee chromosome 14, C.illinoinensisPawnee_v1, whole genome shotgun sequence genome containing:
- the LOC122293756 gene encoding ATP-dependent DNA helicase PIF1-like, giving the protein MLRDINDSELTFGGKVVVFGGDFRQVLPVVRKGTRQEHVDASLVSSYLWPTLIKFHLSENMRARLDPIFSEYVLELGNGMPPITVDETIKILDGMLVPYEDDCTSLDHLIDAVFHDIHEYSINISAMMNRAILTPNNSYVDEINALLIHKFSGELKRYYSFDEAIDTSEQSIMEDFLNTLTPNGLPPHELLLKINCPIMLLININPSEGLCNGTCLICRAFDQNVIDAKIAVGHHSGKRVFIPRIPFLPNVDENSGFPFKRTQLPIRLSFAMTINKSQGQTLDFVGIYLPQPVFSHGQLYVALSRAKTASTGNQLQATIFDKDIDSRQDTLHIFQSYYISNAYVKPLDPKYRIETYEYQWILNAKTIIEEVPMDEGQLEPPKYQLIPFNELDAYKNSIAEIGLSLSSRPKSKFMTNPVIPEATSLQECCRAYVKLDDSTGRLSAVMLGEVVEEAFGCSAVELMNHTGDDDTK
- the LOC122293757 gene encoding uncharacterized protein LOC122293757, yielding MYVKIETSRLDYFRSKQQHIRSELYQGIVDTITLGETDASNVGKRIILPSSFIGGPRDMRKRYMEAMALVQRYGKPDIFLTMTCNPNWQEISNELRLHKESQNRPDLVARVFRAKLEELKDRLFKQQIFGKVLAYVYVIEHQKRRLPHAHFLIILQRNWKLYAPESFDEIVSAKIPDKNTNLHLHNAVIKHMMHGPCGVLNPTNVCMKKNGCCKSQYPKSYASGTIVGNDCFPIYKRSDNGITVKLRGHNLDNRWVVPYNPYLLATFDCHINVEIFSTIKAVKYLYKYVYKGHDRVAFNLVSQQTNQQIDKIQQFQSARWIAPPEAMWRIYGFIVNEMYPSVYSLHLHLEDKHQVTFRANEDLINVLNSDRSAKSMLTEFFALNQILLNHVRGPLSFEDLRTVDGVVAPTFREAATMHGLLQRDSSLQDCLHEASLYQMPSSLRRLFATILVYCNPTNPRELWERFEQDMSVDFRSTEDSMSDVRMQVLRSISFTLESMGKDINSFYLLDDNICFGEDQLESREIDDELAVEIPEEDIVASETLNSK